A window of the Myxococcales bacterium genome harbors these coding sequences:
- a CDS encoding DUF2088 domain-containing protein has product MRAIRPRTRPDSREHVVTIDSDSAPRIMFYGENFLLEDLPVGTRVIYPKRPITGVANPQATIRYALNHPEGMDPLHALLTPGMKVTVAIDDISMPLPVMRRPDVRQLVLEIVCEMLADHGVDDVHLVIALALHRRMTDAEIKRMVGPKIWNEYWPDRLYNHDACDPDGMVVLGKTRHGELVEVNRRAAESDLVIYVNMNFVPMNGGHKSMGVGLCGYESLKSHHTPKMIADSNSYMNPPDSAISHSMNRQGAVVESHLKVFHIETVLNNRTFDGPLDFLMKNEDDFTEADRLKFQGMKWALDKLPFAARREIFMRTPAAYELIACTAGACEPVHDKTLARSFDQYAVEVEGQADILITGIPYISPYNVNSKALNPLLVQVMALGYYYHMYRGKPVLRDGGVLIIAHPCSDKFDPVHHPSYIEFFNRLLPETTDSYTLEKKYQDEFAYNPSYVEMYRRGNAYHGAHPFYMWYWGQRGRERVSRVIVVGADNTTVPTLMGWETADTMAEAISMAQGTMGRSAKITMLHHPPIVIADVA; this is encoded by the coding sequence ATGCGCGCCATCCGCCCCCGCACCCGTCCCGACAGCCGCGAGCACGTCGTCACCATCGACAGCGACAGCGCGCCGCGGATCATGTTCTACGGGGAGAACTTCCTCCTCGAGGATCTCCCGGTCGGGACCCGCGTCATCTACCCCAAGCGGCCGATCACCGGCGTCGCCAACCCCCAGGCGACGATCCGCTACGCCCTCAACCACCCCGAGGGCATGGATCCGCTGCACGCGCTGCTCACCCCCGGCATGAAGGTGACCGTCGCGATCGACGACATCTCGATGCCGCTGCCGGTGATGCGGCGGCCCGACGTGCGCCAGCTCGTGCTCGAGATCGTGTGCGAGATGCTGGCCGATCACGGCGTCGACGACGTCCACCTGGTGATCGCGCTGGCGCTGCACCGGCGCATGACCGACGCCGAGATCAAGCGGATGGTCGGCCCCAAGATCTGGAACGAGTACTGGCCCGATCGCCTCTACAACCACGACGCGTGCGACCCCGACGGCATGGTCGTCCTGGGCAAGACCCGCCACGGCGAGCTGGTCGAGGTCAACCGCCGGGCCGCCGAGAGCGACCTGGTCATCTACGTGAACATGAACTTCGTGCCCATGAACGGCGGGCACAAGTCGATGGGCGTGGGGCTGTGCGGCTACGAGAGCCTCAAGTCGCACCACACGCCCAAGATGATCGCGGACTCGAACTCGTACATGAACCCGCCGGACTCGGCGATCAGCCACTCGATGAACCGCCAGGGCGCGGTGGTCGAGAGCCACCTCAAGGTCTTCCACATCGAGACCGTGCTCAACAACCGCACGTTCGACGGCCCGCTCGACTTCCTGATGAAGAACGAGGACGACTTCACCGAGGCCGATCGGCTGAAGTTCCAGGGCATGAAGTGGGCGCTCGACAAGCTGCCGTTCGCGGCGCGGCGCGAGATCTTCATGCGCACGCCCGCGGCCTACGAGCTGATCGCCTGCACCGCCGGCGCGTGCGAGCCGGTCCACGACAAGACCCTGGCCAGGTCGTTCGATCAGTACGCGGTCGAGGTCGAGGGCCAGGCCGACATCCTGATCACCGGCATCCCGTACATCTCGCCCTACAACGTCAACTCGAAGGCGCTCAACCCGCTGCTCGTGCAGGTGATGGCGCTCGGCTACTACTACCACATGTACCGGGGCAAGCCGGTCTTGCGCGACGGCGGCGTCCTGATCATCGCGCACCCGTGCTCGGACAAGTTCGATCCGGTCCACCACCCGAGCTACATCGAGTTCTTCAACCGGCTCCTGCCCGAGACCACCGACAGCTACACGCTCGAGAAGAAGTACCAGGACGAGTTCGCGTACAACCCGAGCTACGTCGAGATGTACCGGCGCGGCAACGCCTACCACGGCGCCCACCCGTTCTACATGTGGTACTGGGGCCAGCGCGGGCGCGAGCGGGTGTCCCGGGTGATCGTCGTCGGCGCCGACAACACGACGGTGCCGACCTTGATGGGCTGGGAGACCGCCGACACGATGGCCGAGGCGATCTCGATGGCCCAGGGCACGATGGGCCGCTCGGCCAAGATCACGATGCTGCACCACCCCCCGATCGTGATCGCGGACGTCGCGTGA
- a CDS encoding HAD-IB family hydrolase: MSHPHHKYKNSAAFYDVDGTLIRINIVHTFSYYAQRQPSLLESVKRTITTAASIPMFWAADKVSRKWFNEIFYRSYQGASEDRLVMLAEELFEDVIEPNIYPRARDLIDESRRAGVRQVLISGALDFTLRPLARYLGVDELIANQLEFDGGYATGKLAKPFVAGATKAEIMRGYARKHAIDLGESWAYTDSFSDYPMLAVVGHPTAVNPDLRLRSIARSYDWPVLDLDAA, from the coding sequence ATGTCGCATCCGCACCATAAGTACAAGAATTCCGCGGCCTTCTATGACGTGGACGGCACCCTCATCCGGATCAACATCGTCCACACGTTCAGCTACTACGCGCAGCGTCAGCCGTCGCTCCTGGAGTCGGTGAAGCGGACCATCACCACCGCCGCCTCGATCCCGATGTTCTGGGCGGCCGACAAGGTCTCGCGCAAGTGGTTCAACGAGATCTTCTACCGCTCCTACCAGGGCGCGTCGGAGGACCGGCTGGTGATGCTCGCCGAGGAGCTGTTCGAGGACGTCATCGAGCCGAACATCTACCCGCGCGCGCGCGATCTCATCGACGAGTCGCGCCGGGCCGGCGTCCGGCAGGTGCTGATCTCGGGCGCCCTCGACTTCACGCTGCGGCCGCTGGCCCGGTACCTCGGCGTCGACGAGCTGATCGCCAACCAGCTCGAGTTCGACGGCGGCTACGCCACCGGCAAGCTCGCCAAGCCGTTCGTGGCCGGCGCCACCAAGGCCGAGATCATGCGCGGCTACGCCCGCAAGCACGCCATCGACCTGGGCGAGTCCTGGGCCTACACCGACAGCTTCTCCGACTACCCGATGCTGGCGGTGGTCGGTCACCCGACCGCGGTCAACCCCGACCTGCGGCTGCGCTCGATCGCGCGCAGCTACGACTGGCCGGTCCTCGATCTCGACGCCGCCTGA
- a CDS encoding sensor domain-containing diguanylate cyclase, which produces MPRRLTPQLAFTFALTALGWSALIAQAIAAGGVLGHASPLSFAGFVLVVAAARALAFRVGPSVLSLDSAFYVAAAVAVGPVAGGAMVAVTLAVDALARPWFAPRSVRQTWPARLLYAAYFGGMSGGLLAAIAAGFARLDLSADLELDVIIHVLLVGGAFLVAHNLLSGLRQVLGGQPWRRFAWDQAGPGMLAEGSLLPLAAVLALLYLAHEEVAFVFVCATYLLVNLIFNRLARASHAWRARVRELEQLDHSARELARSIELPHVVATVARQVVLAIPAAETVALIHRGAERDTERFVVDAYDRDRAHFARLAVARGEGAAGRVVATLAPVAIDDLAHSDVDLGPEGTEGVRSWLGVPLFVAGTCEGVLAVQSRAPAAFGPTDQRLLASLALQVGAALHNAHLYTMAMVDGLTGLFVRRYFDARVDEEIERARRYDQAFSIVMIDIDDFKHLNDTHGHLIGDRVLREVAAAVKGELRGVDTAARYGGEELVIILPRTELVAALSLAERIRVRIAERRIAVTSDGPVLSVTASFGIATYPDSGLGSAEDLVRRADRALYRAKRSGKNRVELYWADDSGPNPTAEAAAHAAIH; this is translated from the coding sequence ATGCCCCGTCGACTCACTCCACAGCTCGCATTCACCTTCGCGCTCACCGCGCTCGGGTGGTCGGCGCTGATCGCCCAGGCGATCGCGGCGGGCGGCGTCTTGGGCCACGCGAGCCCCCTGTCGTTCGCCGGCTTCGTGCTGGTCGTGGCCGCGGCCCGCGCGCTGGCGTTCCGGGTCGGTCCGAGCGTGCTGTCGCTCGACTCGGCGTTCTACGTCGCGGCCGCGGTCGCCGTCGGACCGGTCGCCGGCGGCGCGATGGTCGCGGTCACGCTCGCGGTCGACGCACTGGCGCGGCCGTGGTTCGCGCCGCGCAGCGTCCGCCAGACCTGGCCGGCGAGGCTCTTGTACGCGGCGTATTTCGGCGGCATGAGCGGCGGGCTCCTGGCGGCGATCGCCGCCGGGTTCGCGCGCCTCGATCTGTCGGCCGACCTCGAGCTCGACGTCATCATCCACGTCCTCCTCGTCGGCGGCGCGTTCCTCGTCGCCCACAACCTCCTGTCGGGGCTGCGCCAGGTGCTCGGCGGCCAGCCGTGGCGCCGGTTCGCCTGGGACCAGGCCGGCCCCGGCATGCTGGCCGAGGGATCGCTCCTGCCGCTGGCCGCCGTGCTCGCGCTCCTGTACCTGGCCCACGAGGAGGTCGCGTTCGTGTTCGTGTGCGCGACCTACCTGCTGGTCAACCTGATCTTCAATCGCCTGGCCCGGGCCAGCCACGCCTGGCGCGCGCGCGTGCGCGAGCTCGAGCAGCTCGATCACTCGGCCCGCGAGCTGGCCCGATCGATCGAGCTGCCGCACGTGGTCGCGACCGTGGCGCGGCAGGTGGTCCTCGCGATCCCCGCGGCCGAGACCGTGGCCCTGATCCATCGCGGCGCCGAGCGCGACACCGAGCGCTTCGTCGTCGACGCCTACGATCGCGACCGCGCGCACTTCGCGCGCCTCGCGGTGGCGCGCGGCGAGGGCGCCGCGGGGCGCGTGGTCGCGACCCTGGCGCCGGTCGCGATCGACGACCTCGCGCACAGCGACGTCGATCTCGGCCCCGAGGGCACCGAGGGCGTGCGCTCGTGGCTGGGCGTGCCGTTGTTCGTGGCCGGGACCTGCGAGGGCGTGCTGGCGGTGCAGAGCCGCGCGCCGGCGGCCTTCGGCCCCACCGACCAGCGGCTCTTGGCCTCGCTGGCCTTGCAGGTCGGCGCGGCGCTGCACAACGCGCACCTGTACACGATGGCGATGGTCGACGGCCTCACCGGGCTGTTCGTGCGGCGCTACTTCGACGCCCGCGTCGACGAGGAGATCGAGCGCGCGCGCCGCTACGACCAGGCGTTCTCGATCGTCATGATCGACATCGACGACTTCAAGCACCTCAACGACACCCACGGCCACCTGATCGGCGATCGGGTGCTGCGCGAGGTCGCGGCCGCGGTCAAGGGCGAGCTGCGCGGCGTCGACACCGCCGCGCGCTACGGCGGCGAGGAGCTGGTGATCATCCTGCCGCGCACCGAGCTGGTCGCGGCGCTGTCGCTGGCCGAGCGCATCCGCGTGCGGATCGCCGAGCGCCGCATCGCGGTCACCTCCGACGGGCCGGTGCTGTCGGTGACCGCGTCGTTCGGCATCGCCACGTACCCCGACAGCGGCCTGGGCTCGGCCGAGGACCTGGTCCGCCGGGCCGACCGCGCGCTCTACCGCGCCAAGCGCTCGGGCAAGAACCGGGTCGAGCTGTACTGGGCCGACGACAGCGGGCCGAACCCGACGGCCGAGGCCGCGGCGCACGCGGCGATCCACTGA
- a CDS encoding MFS transporter, protein MARRPTAAWTVLAVLALANLLSYASRNVPFAVYDDLRAHFAVDDRDLGWLGTAFMLPHALATLPVGWLADRADRRRVLAAGIVLWSLAGLLGAVIDDYAGVLVTRVLVGLGTAAVVPVANAMLGERYAGRHKATAMAVFNLGLFIGGVAGFGAGGALGFPDGWIAVAAPGLVLAVVVMLISDQRTAAAVPVARARLGLGARLRSLVTDTRALLAVPTLRRLATATTVMAFAAGGLQAWLLDFLQRDKGMTKEAATSLFAGSLGAGLLGVLAGGHVADRLRRRWAWGRPGAIALGMAATVPCGIAAILLPAGAPLTVAAVTTMFFVTWYHGPMAASIDDVAPVGRAASAQAVVLFATHLLGTAPSSRVIGEIYQRAGGRPAMLTAAGAVGVAAVLMTRAFSTYAHDTERAAQARATAAIT, encoded by the coding sequence GTGGCGCGCCGACCGACCGCCGCCTGGACCGTGCTCGCGGTCCTGGCCCTCGCCAACCTGCTGTCGTACGCGTCGCGCAACGTGCCGTTCGCGGTCTACGACGATCTGCGCGCCCACTTCGCCGTCGACGATCGTGACCTGGGCTGGCTCGGCACGGCGTTCATGCTGCCGCACGCGCTCGCGACCTTGCCGGTCGGCTGGCTGGCCGATCGCGCCGATCGCCGCCGGGTCCTGGCCGCGGGCATCGTGCTGTGGAGCCTCGCCGGCCTGCTCGGCGCGGTGATCGACGACTACGCCGGCGTGCTGGTGACCCGGGTGCTGGTCGGCCTCGGCACCGCCGCGGTCGTGCCGGTCGCCAACGCGATGCTCGGCGAGCGCTACGCCGGTCGCCACAAGGCCACCGCGATGGCGGTCTTCAACCTGGGGCTGTTCATCGGCGGCGTCGCGGGCTTCGGCGCCGGCGGCGCGCTCGGGTTCCCCGACGGCTGGATCGCCGTCGCCGCGCCCGGCCTGGTGCTGGCGGTCGTGGTGATGCTCATCTCCGACCAGCGGACCGCCGCGGCGGTGCCGGTCGCGCGGGCGCGCCTGGGCCTGGGCGCGCGCCTGCGGTCGCTGGTGACCGACACCCGCGCCTTGCTGGCGGTGCCGACGCTGCGCCGGCTCGCGACCGCGACGACGGTGATGGCCTTCGCCGCCGGCGGGCTGCAGGCCTGGCTGCTCGACTTCCTGCAGCGCGACAAGGGCATGACCAAGGAGGCCGCGACCTCGCTGTTCGCGGGCTCGCTCGGCGCCGGCCTGCTCGGCGTGCTGGCGGGCGGGCACGTCGCCGACCGGCTGCGCCGGCGCTGGGCCTGGGGGCGGCCGGGTGCGATCGCGCTGGGCATGGCGGCGACGGTCCCGTGCGGGATCGCCGCGATCCTGCTGCCGGCCGGCGCGCCGCTGACGGTCGCGGCGGTGACGACGATGTTCTTCGTCACCTGGTACCACGGCCCGATGGCGGCCTCGATCGACGACGTCGCGCCGGTCGGGCGCGCGGCCTCGGCCCAGGCGGTCGTGCTGTTCGCGACCCACCTGCTCGGCACCGCGCCGTCGTCGCGGGTCATCGGCGAGATCTACCAGCGCGCCGGCGGGCGGCCGGCGATGCTGACCGCGGCCGGCGCGGTCGGGGTCGCGGCGGTGCTCATGACCCGCGCGTTCTCGACCTACGCCCACGACACCGAGCGCGCGGCGCAGGCGCGCGCGACTGCTGCTATAACCTGA
- the fabZ gene encoding 3-hydroxyacyl-ACP dehydratase FabZ: MARSPLFAALRRALRTAELARRTGLDPAELAARRRPGPDRRTVLKSALGAAALVPLAAACGDNLDGSARVAVIGAGTAGLHCAVRLAEAGVDVTVYEAAARTGGRMFTDRGPYPDGKVIELGGELVDSGHTVLQGLCDELGLTLDDLAAGDAGLRGDTFYFDGQIVPEATLVTEFTPLAARMATAAAAEDSPSEFARLDNLSIPEWLGTDGMLPSGSLMRRILERAYVGEYGLEVTEQTIWNLLWLIDFDAPDPFRIYGDSDERYHIHEGNQAVPDGLAARLTGRIELGHELVAVQAEDGARPRLTFDTAGGTVEATFDRVVFALPFTLLRRLDLAAAGLSDGKQGIIRQLGYGTNAKLMMRFGSRPWRTTGLASGGSVSDVGELQATWGDLARLRRRRRHPDQLRRRRPRRRARQRLGRGPRRRGAAVARRGVPRQPGRVHRRLGGAHALADRAARARQLRLLQGRAGRLQRPRGRGRGRVPLLRRAHLGRRPGLHGGRGRDRAARRRRGPGRAGPGAGAGHAPDPRRALGQAAPPTPGPWYQSRMSPAPVLGVEAILEILPHRFPFLLVDRVLELSPDKIVALKNVTFNEPYFPGHFPGAPVMPGVLQIEAMAQAGGLLGAQSAGFDRTTHVMLFMGIDAAKFRKPVVPGDQLIIEVVPLRKGKIMKLRGECRVDGAVVSSAEMLAAIAPRSKVA, encoded by the coding sequence ATGGCCCGTTCGCCGCTGTTCGCCGCCCTGCGCCGCGCCCTCCGCACCGCCGAGCTCGCTCGCCGCACCGGCCTCGATCCGGCCGAGCTCGCGGCGCGACGCCGGCCCGGCCCCGATCGCCGCACGGTGCTCAAGTCGGCGCTGGGCGCCGCCGCGCTGGTGCCGCTGGCGGCCGCGTGCGGCGACAACCTCGACGGCTCGGCCCGGGTCGCGGTGATCGGCGCCGGCACCGCTGGGCTCCACTGCGCGGTCCGCCTGGCCGAGGCCGGCGTCGACGTGACGGTCTACGAGGCCGCGGCCCGGACCGGCGGGCGCATGTTCACCGATCGCGGCCCGTACCCCGACGGCAAGGTCATCGAGCTCGGCGGCGAGCTGGTCGACTCCGGCCACACCGTCCTGCAGGGCCTGTGCGACGAGCTAGGCCTGACCCTCGACGATCTCGCGGCCGGCGACGCCGGCCTGCGCGGCGACACGTTCTACTTCGACGGCCAGATCGTGCCCGAGGCGACGCTGGTCACCGAGTTCACGCCGCTGGCGGCGCGCATGGCTACCGCGGCCGCGGCCGAGGACAGCCCGAGCGAGTTCGCGCGGCTCGACAACCTGTCGATCCCCGAGTGGCTGGGCACCGACGGCATGCTGCCATCGGGCTCGCTCATGCGCCGCATCCTCGAGCGCGCCTACGTCGGCGAGTACGGCCTCGAGGTCACCGAGCAGACGATCTGGAACCTGCTGTGGCTGATCGACTTCGACGCGCCCGATCCGTTCCGGATCTACGGCGACTCCGACGAGCGGTACCACATCCACGAGGGGAACCAGGCGGTGCCCGACGGCCTGGCCGCGCGCCTGACCGGGCGCATCGAGCTGGGCCACGAGCTGGTCGCGGTCCAGGCCGAGGACGGCGCGCGCCCGCGGCTCACGTTCGACACCGCCGGCGGCACGGTCGAGGCCACCTTCGACCGGGTCGTGTTCGCGCTGCCGTTCACGCTCCTGCGCCGGCTCGATCTCGCGGCCGCGGGCCTGTCCGACGGCAAGCAGGGGATCATCCGCCAGCTCGGCTACGGCACCAACGCCAAGCTGATGATGCGGTTCGGCAGCCGGCCGTGGCGCACCACCGGCCTGGCCAGCGGCGGCAGCGTGTCCGACGTCGGCGAGCTGCAGGCGACCTGGGGAGACCTCGCGCGGCTACGCCGGCGCAGACGGCATCCTGACCAACTTCGTCGGCGGCGCCCGCGGCGTCGCGCTCGGCAACGGCTCGGCCGAGGACCGCGCCGCCGAGGCGCTGCCGTGGCTCGACGCGGTGTTCCCCGGCAGCCAGGCCGCGTACACCGCCGGCTCGGCGGTGCGCATGCACTGGCCGACCGCGCCGCACGCGCTCGGCAGCTACGCTTGCTACAAGGTCGGGCAGGGCGGCTACAGCGGCCTCGAGGGCGAGGCCGAGGGCGCGTTCCACTTCTGCGGCGAGCACACCTCGGTCGACGCCCAGGGCTACATGGAGGGCGCGGCCGAGACCGGGCTGCGCGCCGCCGCCGAGGTCCTGGGCGAGCTGGGCCTGGCGCCGGGGCCGGCCATGCGCCGGATCCTCGACGTGCGCTCGGCCAAGCCGCGCCGCCGACGCCGGGGCCGTGGTACCAGAGCCGCATGAGCCCCGCGCCCGTGCTCGGTGTCGAAGCCATCCTCGAGATCCTGCCGCACCGGTTCCCGTTCCTGCTGGTCGACCGGGTGCTCGAGCTGTCGCCCGACAAGATCGTCGCGCTCAAGAACGTCACGTTCAACGAGCCGTACTTCCCCGGCCACTTCCCCGGCGCGCCGGTCATGCCGGGCGTGCTGCAGATCGAGGCGATGGCCCAGGCCGGCGGTCTGCTCGGCGCCCAGTCGGCCGGCTTCGATCGCACGACCCACGTGATGCTGTTCATGGGCATCGACGCGGCCAAGTTCCGCAAGCCGGTCGTGCCGGGCGACCAGCTGATCATCGAGGTCGTGCCGCTGCGCAAGGGCAAGATCATGAAGCTGCGCGGCGAGTGCCGGGTCGACGGCGCGGTCGTGTCGTCGGCCGAGATGCTGGCGGCGATCGCGCCGCGGAGCAAGGTGGCGTGA
- a CDS encoding GNAT family N-acetyltransferase yields MTALAPVTLAELVDRAAAFDRAVAVTPGIDRFCSSAPWVVAAHHALMGDRVPWLGTVGDGWIALARAQRPGGRYLEPLELAWGLACPLLGPDPAALVDGLMQALALDRDWDLALLAGITTGGPHHLALRALLRPGWRLGVGPSTERYVASLAGGVDGFLGRRSRNFRKAVRTDQRRAAEAGLVFVPVAVTPATAQACLERIVAIESRSWKGQAGVGVDQGPMRDFYQRMIEPLAATDRARLMIAAVDDRDVAFIFGGVFAGEYRGLQFSHDVAYRSYGLGNVAQLAQIEGLVAEGVDTYDLGTAMDYKARWAEQVVTTTLYAIAR; encoded by the coding sequence GTGACCGCCCTGGCGCCCGTGACCCTGGCCGAGCTGGTCGACCGCGCCGCCGCGTTCGACCGCGCGGTCGCGGTGACGCCGGGCATCGACCGGTTCTGCTCGTCGGCGCCGTGGGTCGTGGCCGCGCACCACGCGCTCATGGGCGATCGGGTGCCGTGGCTGGGGACCGTCGGCGACGGCTGGATCGCGCTGGCCCGGGCCCAGCGGCCCGGCGGGCGCTACCTCGAGCCGCTCGAGCTGGCCTGGGGCCTGGCGTGCCCGCTGCTCGGCCCCGATCCGGCGGCGCTGGTCGACGGCCTGATGCAGGCGCTGGCGCTCGATCGCGACTGGGACCTGGCGCTCCTGGCCGGGATCACCACCGGCGGTCCCCACCACCTCGCGCTCCGGGCGCTGCTGCGGCCGGGCTGGCGGCTCGGGGTCGGCCCGTCGACCGAGCGCTACGTCGCCAGCCTCGCCGGCGGCGTCGACGGGTTCCTGGGCCGCCGCAGCCGCAACTTCCGCAAGGCGGTGCGCACCGATCAGCGCCGGGCCGCCGAGGCCGGCCTCGTGTTCGTGCCGGTCGCGGTGACGCCGGCGACCGCGCAGGCCTGCCTCGAGCGGATCGTCGCGATCGAGAGCCGGAGCTGGAAGGGCCAGGCCGGCGTCGGCGTCGATCAGGGGCCGATGCGCGACTTCTACCAGCGCATGATCGAGCCGCTGGCGGCGACCGACCGCGCCCGGCTGATGATCGCGGCCGTCGACGACCGTGACGTCGCGTTCATCTTCGGCGGGGTCTTCGCCGGCGAGTACCGCGGCCTGCAGTTCTCTCACGACGTCGCGTACCGCAGCTACGGCCTCGGCAACGTCGCGCAGCTGGCGCAGATCGAGGGGCTGGTGGCGGAGGGCGTGGACACCTACGACCTCGGCACCGCGATGGACTACAAGGCCCGCTGGGCCGAGCAGGTCGTGACGACCACGCTCTACGCGATCGCGCGCTGA
- a CDS encoding group II truncated hemoglobin, whose product MSDADATPFAQLGGEAAVRRLVDHFYDRMDLRADVDELRALHAADLATARDKLTWYLTGWLGGPQVYVERFGHPRLRARHLPFTIGPVERDQWMACMREALAAEVADAALRAHLDRALAQLADHMINQP is encoded by the coding sequence GTGAGCGACGCCGACGCCACCCCGTTCGCTCAGCTCGGCGGCGAGGCCGCCGTGCGCCGGCTGGTCGATCACTTCTACGACCGCATGGATCTGCGCGCCGACGTCGACGAGCTGCGCGCGCTCCACGCCGCCGACCTGGCGACCGCCCGGGACAAGCTGACCTGGTACCTGACCGGGTGGCTGGGCGGCCCCCAGGTCTACGTCGAGCGGTTCGGGCACCCGCGCCTGCGGGCCCGGCACCTGCCGTTCACGATCGGCCCGGTCGAGCGCGACCAGTGGATGGCGTGCATGCGCGAGGCGCTCGCGGCCGAGGTCGCCGACGCCGCGCTGCGCGCGCACCTCGACCGGGCCCTGGCCCAGCTCGCCGACCACATGATCAACCAGCCGTGA
- a CDS encoding DUF1244 domain-containing protein produces the protein MADAIDPATQIELEAAAFRRLVEHFRQRTDVQNKDVMDLAGFCRNCLAKWYRAEAAERGVELTDEAARERIYGMPYATWKATYQK, from the coding sequence ATGGCCGACGCCATCGACCCCGCCACCCAGATCGAGCTCGAGGCGGCCGCGTTCCGCCGCCTGGTCGAGCACTTCCGCCAGCGCACCGACGTCCAGAACAAGGACGTGATGGATCTGGCCGGCTTCTGCCGCAACTGCCTCGCCAAGTGGTACCGGGCCGAGGCCGCCGAGCGCGGCGTCGAGCTGACCGACGAGGCGGCCCGGGAGCGCATCTACGGCATGCCGTACGCCACCTGGAAGGCGACCTACCAGAAGTGA
- a CDS encoding TraB/GumN family protein: MSSAVTELEVHGVPVHLVGTAHVSARSVDEVRQVIREVRPEVVCVELCQGRYDALTSDNAFRNLDVFKVIREGKTLYLLAHLALASYQRKMGEALGVKPGAELLAAIEEAKAVGARVELIDRSIHTTLKRTWSSLGLWKRSMLLASLVAGNDDDDDDDDDKKKDADNDAPARRSGPTTAEDIEALKEPKALSEMLSELARTLPEVKRPLIDERDQYLVAGVEAAAAGAKSVVAVVGAAHVPGMLAHRGKPVDKVALDALPRPSLLWTIVKWAIPAFLVFGLVWGAFHSDEVSVTDVIMALVLPTSIGAGGLTLLGGGKPLSVLTAIVVAPIAAIHPLLGTAMVVGVVEAWLRRPTVRDCERLPDDIATLKGFWRNPVSRILLVAILSGLGTAIGMWVGAAWIATLL; the protein is encoded by the coding sequence GTGTCGTCCGCGGTCACCGAACTCGAAGTGCACGGCGTCCCGGTCCACCTGGTCGGGACCGCGCACGTGTCGGCCCGTTCGGTCGACGAGGTCCGTCAGGTCATCCGCGAGGTCCGGCCCGAGGTGGTCTGCGTCGAGCTGTGCCAGGGGCGCTACGACGCCCTGACCTCCGACAACGCCTTCCGCAACCTCGACGTGTTCAAGGTCATCCGGGAGGGCAAGACCCTGTACCTCCTGGCGCACCTGGCCCTGGCCAGCTACCAGCGCAAGATGGGCGAGGCGCTCGGCGTCAAGCCGGGCGCCGAGCTGCTCGCGGCCATCGAGGAGGCCAAGGCGGTCGGCGCCCGGGTCGAGCTGATCGATCGCAGCATCCACACCACGCTCAAGCGCACCTGGTCGAGCCTGGGCCTGTGGAAGCGCTCGATGCTGCTGGCGTCCCTGGTGGCCGGCAACGACGACGACGACGACGACGACGATGACAAGAAGAAGGACGCCGACAACGACGCCCCGGCCAGGAGGTCCGGGCCGACCACCGCCGAGGACATCGAGGCGCTCAAGGAGCCCAAGGCCCTGTCGGAGATGCTGTCCGAGCTGGCGCGGACCTTGCCCGAGGTCAAGCGGCCGCTGATCGACGAGCGCGATCAGTACCTCGTGGCCGGGGTCGAGGCCGCCGCCGCTGGGGCGAAGTCGGTGGTCGCGGTCGTGGGCGCGGCCCACGTGCCGGGCATGCTAGCCCACCGGGGCAAGCCGGTCGACAAGGTCGCGCTCGACGCCCTGCCCCGGCCGTCGCTGCTGTGGACGATCGTCAAGTGGGCGATCCCGGCGTTCCTGGTTTTCGGGCTGGTCTGGGGCGCGTTCCACTCCGACGAGGTCAGCGTCACCGACGTGATCATGGCGCTGGTGCTGCCCACGTCGATCGGCGCGGGGGGCTTGACCTTGCTCGGCGGCGGCAAGCCCCTGTCGGTGCTGACCGCGATCGTGGTCGCGCCGATCGCGGCGATCCATCCGCTCCTGGGCACCGCGATGGTCGTGGGCGTGGTCGAGGCGTGGCTGCGGCGGCCGACCGTGCGCGACTGCGAGCGCCTGCCCGACGACATCGCCACGCTCAAGGGCTTCTGGCGCAACCCGGTGTCGCGGATCTTGCTCGTCGCGATCCTGTCGGGCCTGGGCACCGCGATCGGCATGTGGGTCGGCGCCGCCTGGATCGCGACGCTCCTGTGA